The genomic region CTTATGCCGCCAAAACCGACAAGCGTGTTCTGTTTCTGGGATCTGGGGGTTTGTCTCATCAGCCCCCGGTACCTGAGCTGGCAAGTGCAAACTCGCACTTACGAGAGCGTTTGTTAGGTGGAGGCAGGAACCTGCCGCTAGATGAGCGGGAGGCGCGCACGCAGCGAGTTATCAACGCGGCCCTGCTGTTTATCGATGATCAGAATTCCCTGCATCCGCTAAACCCGACATGGGATCGCTATTTTCTCGACACCCTTCAAGCCGGCGATTTGCATGAGCTTGATGGCATCGGTGATGACGAACTCTCAGCCATAGCGGGCAAATCCACTCACGAGGTCAAAGCCTGGGTGGCTGCATTCGCCGCCATGACGGCTTATGGCTCTTATCAAACGAGTAACCGCTATTACCGTCCGATCCCAGAGTGGATTGCGGGCTTCGGTGCTTTGAGCGCTCGTCCAATCGCGGATTAAGCGAATTTGAGTTTTTTCCTCTCCTGCGTCTTATCGCAAGAGCCCATCTCCTGATCATATGAGGAAGAAGAGATGACGTCTGCCAAGCAAGCCTTCACCAATGAAAACACCAGCAAACTGGTTCGCGTCAAAGAAGGCGAACATGAGTTTCAACTGCACTATAACGATGCTGGTGACGGGGCTGAAACAATCATCATGCTCCACGGCTCGGGTCCTGGCGCCAGCGGTTGGGCAAATTTCAATCGCAACATCGACACGTTTGTAGACGCAGGTTTTCGCGTCATTTTGATGGACTGTCCGGGCTGGAGCAAAAGCGATCCCGTGGTCTGCACTGGCTCACGCTCCCATCTTAATGCTGCTGCGCTTAAAGGGTTTGTCAACGCACTTGGGCTTGACCGCGTCCACCTGGTAGGCAATTCGATGGGTGGCCACACAGCAGTCGCTTTTGCGTTGGACAACCCTGAGCGGGTGGGCAAGTTGGTCTTGATGGGCGGTGGTACTGGTGGAGCGAGTTCCTTCGTGCCAATGCCCACAGAGGGCATCAAGCTGATCCAGAGCGTCTACCGCGAGCCCAATATCGAGAACCTCAAAAAAATGATGAAGGTGTTCGTCTACGACAGCAGTGCGCTGACTGACGAACTATTCCAAGGCCGCCTGGATAATATGCTGAGCCAGCGCGAGCACTTGGACAACTTTGTCAAAAGTATCGACGCAAACCCTAAGCAATTTCCAGACTTCGGCCATCGCCTTGGTGAAATCAAAGCCGAGACCTTCGTCATTTGGGGGCGTAACGATCGCTTCGTCCCGATGGATACCGGACTGCGCTTGATTGCGGGTATTTCGAACTCCGAATTGCACGTTTTCAACAACTGCGGGCACTGGGCGCAGTGGGAGCATGCTGACAAGTTCAACCGCATGGTTTTGGACTTCCTCACCCATTAATCGCTTACCTGGTGTCGGTGACTATGGTTCCTTCAGTACCGACACCCAACACCCCGATGTCCCACACGCACAGCATCGGGTGATTCGTACAGCGCGCAATTACGAGGTGTCTTATGAATGTGACCCAGCAGACTCTAGAGCAATTAGCGGGAGCTT from Pseudomonas asplenii harbors:
- a CDS encoding alpha/beta fold hydrolase, with protein sequence MTSAKQAFTNENTSKLVRVKEGEHEFQLHYNDAGDGAETIIMLHGSGPGASGWANFNRNIDTFVDAGFRVILMDCPGWSKSDPVVCTGSRSHLNAAALKGFVNALGLDRVHLVGNSMGGHTAVAFALDNPERVGKLVLMGGGTGGASSFVPMPTEGIKLIQSVYREPNIENLKKMMKVFVYDSSALTDELFQGRLDNMLSQREHLDNFVKSIDANPKQFPDFGHRLGEIKAETFVIWGRNDRFVPMDTGLRLIAGISNSELHVFNNCGHWAQWEHADKFNRMVLDFLTH